In Takifugu flavidus isolate HTHZ2018 chromosome 5, ASM371156v2, whole genome shotgun sequence, the following proteins share a genomic window:
- the rfc5 gene encoding replication factor C subunit 5, translated as MSSNSKTPLQKRNLPWVEKYRPQKLDDLISHRDILSTIQKFINEDKLPHLLFYGPPGTGKTSTILACARQLYKDKEFNSMVLELNASDDRGIDVVRGPILSFASTRTIFKKGFKLVILDEADAMTQDAQNALRRVIEKFTENTRFCLICNYLSKIIPALQSRCTRFRFGPLSPDQMIPRLEHVIQQESIDITPDGMKAIVTLSSGDMRRSLNILQSTSMAYGKVTEETAYNCTGHPLRSDIANILDWALNKDFTTAYKQILELKTLKGLALQDILTEVHLLIHRVDFPPDIRIGLLIKLADVEHRLASGTDEKIQLSSMVAAFQAVRDFVASEAS; from the exons ATGTCTTCCAACAGTAAAACACCCTTACAGAAGCGAAACTTACCCTG GGTAGAGAAATACAGACCGCAGAAACTCGACGATCTGATCTCCCACAGAGACATTCTCAGCACCA TTCAGAAGTTTATCAACGAGGACAAGCTCCCACATCTCTTGTTCTACGGCCCCCCCGGAACAGGGAAAACCTCCACCATTCTGGCCTGTGCCAGACAGCTGTACAAGGACAAAGAGTTCAACTCCATGGTTTTAGAG TTAAATGCATCAGACGACCGAGGTATCGACGTCGTACGTGGTCCAATTTTGAGTTTTGCCAGCACCAGGACCATTTTCAA GAAGGGCTTCAAGTTGGTGATTCTGGACGAGGCTGATGCCATGACCCAGGATGCCCAGAATGCACTGCGGCGAG TGATCGAGAAGTTTACAGAAAACACTCGCTTCTGTCTCATCTGCAACTACCTGTCCAAGATCATCCCAGCTCTGCAGTCCCGGTGCACCAGGTTCCGCTTCGGCCCGCTGTCCCCAGATCAGATGATCCCCCGGCTGGAGCATGTAATCCAGcaggaaag CATTGACATAACTCCAGACGGAATGAAGGCCATTGTGACTTTATCATCGGGCGACATGAGAAGGTCTCTCAACATATTGCAG AGCACCAGCATGGCTTACGGGAAGGTCACAGAGGAAACGGCGTACAACTGCACAGGTCACCCCCTCCGTTCAGATATAGCCAACATCCTGGACTGGGCCCTCAACAAAGATTTCACCACCGCGTACAAGC AAATCCTGGAACTCAAGACTCTGAAAGGTTTGGCCCTGCAGGACATTCTAACTGAGGTTCACCTGCTGATACACAGAG TTGACTTTCCTCCGGATATCCGAATTGGCCTGCTCATCAAACTGGCTGACGTGGA GCACAGACTGGCCTCAGGGACCGATGAGAAGATCCAGCTCAGCTCCATGGTCGCAGCCTTCCAGGCGGTGAGAGACTTCGTGGCGAGCGAGGCCTCGTAA
- the wsb2 gene encoding WD repeat and SOCS box-containing protein 2, translated as MCSTEKNAEPPATSSNPTLLLELKTRRPPSLEGRAGCETWRVDFSPKGDWFAWSMGHGIVWVVAWPLDSVDSQNADTDRGDKSFSCGHPVWGLAFGPRPPKSSGGTPPSRAPTKGSSSLLLATGLENGIIKIWNVLTGEAVFDLHGHEGVVRDLVFPQNGTLTLISSSRDKTLRIWDLAHKGKRVQVLSGHKDWISCCSVSPDCSMIASVGRFDRMVCLWSLRSYTFIRNLTGGTRKTLYLLSSCDFSPDGALLATAAFSGSSWWIDLWDPYTAEKLATLIDYFEDYGQNQISSIQFSPDGLYLAIVTDDRALRIWEPGTKGMAMQTRADRQSNGLCCNYHPQGGVVATGTRDGHVRFWKTPVTLPSLRHLCRSSLRHSVSTHQIQPLPLPKRIIEYLTYRNIPEHLKTCCFSSEEEDWDG; from the exons ATGTGCTCCACGGAAAAGAACGCGGAGCCACCGGCGACGT CGTCCAACCCGACTCTCCTCTTGGAGCTGAAGACCAGGCGCCCGCCGTCCTTGGAGGGGCGAGCAGGATGCGAGACGTGGAGGGTGGATTTCTCCCCGAAGGGGGACTGGTTCGCCTGGTCCATGGGACACGGGATCGTGTGGGTGGTCGCTTGGCCCCTCGACTCCGT AGACAGTCAGAACGCCGATACCGACCGCGGAGACAAAAGCTTCAGCTGCGGTCATCCCGTCTGGGGTCTGGCCTTCGGACCAAGGCCTCCAAAATCCTCCGGAGGGACCCCTCCGTCCAGAGCACCAACCAAagggagcagcagcctgctccTGGCCACGGGCCTGGAGAACGGCATCATCAAAATCTGGAATGTGTTAACAG GCGAGGCTGTGTTCGATCTCCACGGCCATGAAGGCGTGGTGAGAGACCTGGTCTTCCCTCAGAACGGGACGCTCACGCTCATATCATCTTCTCGAGACAAGACGCTGAGGATCTGGGACCTGGCTCACAAAG GTAAACGGGTGCAGGTGCTCTCCGGCCACAAAGACtggatcagctgctgcagcgtgTCGCCCGACTGCAGCATGATCGCCTCGGTCGGCAGATTTGACCGG ATGGTGTGTCTCTGGAGCCTGCGCTCGTACACATTCATCAGGAACCTGACAGGAGGAACCCGTAAGACCCTgtacctcctgtcctcctgcgACTTCTCTCCTGACGGGGCGCTGCTCGCCACCGCGGCCTTCAGCGGCTCCAGCTGGTGGATCGACCTCTGGGACCCGTATACCGCCGAGAAGCTGGCCACGCTGAT CGACTACTTTGAGGACTATGGGCAGAACCAGATCTCCTCCATCCAGTTTTCTCCAGACGGGCTGTACTTGGCGATCGTGACGGACGACAG GGCTCTCCGGATCTGGGAGCCCGGAACTAAAGGGATGGCGATGCAGACGAGAGCAGACCGGCAATCTAACGGACTGTGCTGCAACTACCATCCACAAGGCGGAGTCGTCGCCACGGG AACCAGAGACGGTCACGTCAGGTTCTGGAAGACTCCGGTGACGCTACCCAGCCTGCGCCACCTGTGCCGATCCAGCCTGCGCCACTCCGTCTCCACGCACCAGATCCAGCCGCTGCCCCTCCCCAAGAGGATCATCGAGTACCTGACCTACAGGAACATCCCCGAGCACCTGAagacctgctgcttctcctccgaGGAGGAAGACTGGGACGGCTGA